The sequence AGCCATACCTGCCCGCCCTGCAGATCGTGCTCGCCTCGAGCCGGACGGTCGGCGAACTCGTCCCGGTACAGCGCGACCTTGGCATTACCGGGCCAGTGGTGGCAGAAAATGGTGCCGTCGTGGCCTGCCCCGCTGTGAGCGGGGGCAACCTCATCGGTGAGCCGGCGACGTACGACGGCGAGGGATGGATTGTGGTGCGGTTGGGCGTTCCCGCTGACAGCCTCCGTCGGCAGCTGATTGACGCCGCGCTGCGCACCAAGGTATCGATGGTGGAGCAGGACACGGTGTCCCCCGGCCTCGACCGTCGCTGTTCCGTCCTGTTTCGTCCAGCGCCGGGCGCCCCCGTGACCTCCCTGGCCCCGCTCGTGGCGGACCTGCGGGCGCAGGGCCTGACGGTTGCGTCGGGAGGCTCCTGGCAGGCGCTCACGGGCAATGCGGACAAGGGCAGCGGCGCGGCGGCGCTCCTGCATCACCTCGGGGGCGAGACGCCGCCCGCGGTCGCCGCCGTCGGCGATGAGGACAACGATGTGCCCCTGCTGCGAGCCGTTGGTCGAGGGTTCGTGATTCGTCGTCCCGACGGCACCTGGCACCCGGAGCTTGCCGCCTTGCCGGGCGTCACTCGACTGGGCGCCCGTGGCATCCGGGGGTGGCGTACCGTGGTTCGCGTGCTGGGGCGGGAGGCGACCACACCACGATGAAGCCCACGCGCCCTCGCTGGACCATCAGCGTCCTCACGATTCCCGAACGGGAGTCGTACCTCCAGACGCTCCTCGCCTCCATCGCTGCGCTCCCCGGCGCGGCCGGGCTTGTCGTCGACGTGATCTACAACCGGGATACCCGCGAGGCACCAGCTGACGTCGAGGAACGGGTGCGCGGCCTCGTGACGGGATTGCAGCTCAACGTCTACTTCAACCCGGCCAACCCGACCATTGGCGCCGCGCGGATCCAGCAGCTCAATCACTGCAAGACGCCGCTGGTGGCCTTTGTGGATGACGACCTCTCCCTGCACGGCGACGTCCTCGCCTCCGTGGAAGAGGAGCTCCGCCGCCTGCCCGTGGCTGGCGTGGGACTCCGTTCCTACGTTGAGGACACCGACCAGTTGTTCAAGCCACGGGCGTCGACGCCCAGCGTGGACGCGCACGGCATGCGGTTCATGCCCGTGCAGGGGATGCTGGTGGCCGGCTACCGACGGCTGTTCCTGGACGTTGGGGGGTTCAACCCCCGGCGGGAATTCTGGGGCGAGTGGACGGAGTTGAACTTGCGCCTCTGGCGCTCAGGGTTCCCGACCGGCTACGCCATGTCCGGCGCATTCCTCAGGCACTGGGAGCGAGCCCCCGCTTCACCGACGCGCAGCATGGTTGGCCGGGAGGAGAACGTGCTCTGGGGCCTGATGTGCACCGCGCTCGAGTATGACGCGATCGAGGAAGGACCGGAGACCACGCCCTTCTGGGACCTGGTCGAGTCCCGGTACATCGCCTACTCGTTCGGCGCAGATGTCAGGATTCGGGATGTCCTGCGCACCGCCTTGCGCCTGACACCGCGGATGAGCGCGATGTACCCCCAGATCGCGGCCTTCCGGGATACCGTGCGCCAGCATCCGTTCGACTTCAAGCCGTTCCACGCCTTCACCACAGAAGAAGTCGCTGCCGTCCTGGCTCACGCCGCAGCGAGGATTGGCCCCTACCGTGCCGATGCCTGGGGCGGATCCAGCGACTGACATCAACAGCACCCGAGGCGCAACACTCACAGAGAGCGTTTCCACAGGTGTCGGCACCCCGCGCCGGTTCTCGCGACACCGCGCGCCCGGAGTTCATTTCGCGACCCGGCATAACGCCACACGGGGATGGTGCCTCCCGCACCACCCCCGTGGGTACCAGAGCGCGCGTGGTCCGCGCTACAGGTAGTTCGCGCGTTTGGTTACCCGGTAGGTGAACTTCCCCGTGGCCCCGAGGGCGTTGACCGTCGGCGTGAAGGTCACGGTGCTGCCGTCCCCGATCGACTTCATGTTGTTCAGGTTTCCGTTCACCGCGCCGGGATAGCCGAATGGCATACAGCCGGCCACTTCCGCGAATTCGGAGCAGAGGTTGAAGCTCTGTCCCGGCGCGATGGTCCGGGTGCGGGTGACATTGAAGTTCTGGGGGCCCGTCGTGGGTCCGAACACCCCAACCTGCATGAAGCTCGCATCCACCCGGGCGATAAACGCACATGCCAGGCAGAACCCCGAGGCCCGCTCCACGCGCGTCAGGTTCACGTTCACTGTATAGCTCCCCGGCGCGCGGCACCCCGTTCGCTGGTCGTACGCCACGTTGTTGTGGATCGTGGCTACCTGCCGCCCCTTCAAGGTCTTCACCGTAAAGGCGATCGGGACCGCGGTAGTCGCCTCGGCGGGCACGAAGAACTTGCTCCAGTCAAGCGAGGCGATGGCGGCCGTCGCGGCCGATTGCGGGCCACCGAACGGCAGGATCTGGTAGTTCGCCGTGGACAGCAGGCTGCGCTGTCGTTGGGTGAGGGTCGCGCCGCCGCGGAAGGCTCCGCCCGCCACGTTCATCGCGGCCTTCAGTTCATTGACATCGATCACGTCGGTCGACCGCGCCGAGAAGAACAGCGCCCGGCCGTAGGTGATCGACTCGATGTACAGGGGAATGTTGTCCGGCCCGAACTTGCCACTCGCCACCAGTGCCTGGAGATCGGCCTCCCGAACCGACGCAGCAAAGAAGTCCGACCCCTTCGGCAACAGGTCCTCGGCCACGTTGATCGTGTACATCTCCTGCACGAACTTCACCACCACCGAGTTGGTCTTCACGCTCCGCGTGTTGCTGGAGTTGATGTTCCCACTCGCGTCGATCCCCTTGAGCGGGTTGCTGTAGCCGGCGGAGACGCCGACCGCTGTCATGGATTGATCGAACGTGTTCGCCTCGGTCAGCTCGAAGACCATGTTGGCCGGGATGACGTCCTTCACCCCTTGCTCGGTCGCGCCACGACGCTGCAGGTCCGCGATGGCCTGCGCCATGGTCACGCTGTTCACGTCCTTCACCTCGATCGACTGATTGCCGAGCGGGAGGGAGATGCGGAGCGTCATCGGAGCCCGCGCCAGCGAGGTGATCACCGCTGGACTCCCGCCGCGCAGTGTCTTCCCCTCGATCAGCGCCCCGGGATAGAGGTTGCTCAGGTTGCTCCCCGCCGACAACACGCGGTTGAATGGCTTGACCGTATTCAGGTTGGAGACGTCGCACTTGTAGTCCATGAAGTCGCTCCCCAGGGCTTCCCGCAGGAACACCGCCGGACGGGCGACCGGTGCCCGTTGGGACGGCATGTTGTCGACCCACTCGGGGAGGGCGGTAATGATGGACTCGATCTTCGCCGCGTCGGGCGACTTGGGGATGCCCCCGTCGGGGCCGGTGGAATCAGTGCCGCACGCGGCGAGGACGCTGAGCCCGGCGAGGGCGGTAAGGCGAAGGAGGCGGGTCATGGTGGGGATGGCTGAGGCCTGGGGACGATTTCCTGCTCACCCCAGAGAGCGACGCTCCCGGGCCGACTCCCTCATTTCGCGGCGATGAGGGGATCACGCCGCGGATGTCGCTCTATGAAGTGACATGTTGACCCTTCCTCGTTGGCCGGCACCGGGTGCGGAGGCGCGCCCCAGCGCGTACCTTGCGACGTTGCTGCTTGCCCAACGTCGACGCGATCGATTGATGTCCGAAGGGAACACCGTCACGCGTGTGCTCCGCGCCTGGCAGGTCGGCGATGAGGTGGACCTCGATCGCCTCATGCCCATGGTGTACGAGGAACTGCGTGCCCTTGCATCGCGGCAGATGCAGGGCGAGCGGGTCGGCCACACGCTCCAGCCGACCGCCGTGGTTCACGAAGCTTTCCTGCGGCTGTCCGGCACCGACATCCAGTGGAACGATCGCGTGCACTTTTTCGCCGTCGTCGCGGCCACGATGCGGCGGGTCCTTGTGGACCATGCCAAGTCGCGTCGACGCGACAAGCGCGGTGGTGGCGCTGCGCACGTGTCACTCGACGAGGCGCTGCACGTCGTGGACGGGGCCGTGAGCGACGTCATCGGACTGGACGAGGCCCTGACACGGCTCGCCGTCCACGAGCCCAGGAAGGCACGCGTCGTGGAGCTGCATTACTTCGGGGGGCTCAACTACGACGAGATCGCATCGACGCTCGAGCTCTCTGCAGCCACCGTGGACCGTGACCTGCGCTTCGCCAAGGCGTGGCTTCGTACCGAACTGCGTCCGCCGGAGGACCCCACGTGACCGAAGCACAGGGAGACGACCGGAGCGCGTGGGTCGCCCTGGAGGCGGCCTTTGCCGAGCTGGCTGACCTGCCGGTCGACGAGCAGGCACAGCGGCTCGCGGCGCTCGATCTCCCGCCAGAGTTGATGGCCCGACTGCGGGCCCTCCTCGACGCTGATCGCACGTCGCACGACGTCATCGGGTCGGCGATCGCGGCGGTCGTCTCGGCACCCTCGGGTCCCCACCCACCGAAGTCGGCCCATGGCGCCTGCTTCGCTCACTTGGCGTCGGTGGCATGGGGACCGTCTACCTCGCCGAACGCGCAGATGAGGCATATCAGGCGCAGGTCGCCATCAAGTTCCTGCGCGGTACGCTGGCGACTCCGGATCTCGAGCGGCGCTTCCGCGCCGAGCGCCAGTTCCTCGCCACGCTCGACCACCCGGGCATCGCGCGCCTCATCGATGGCGGCACCGCCCCGGACGGCACGCCGTACTTTGTCATGGAGTATGTCGACGGCGAGCCGCTCGACACCTGGTGCGACGCCCACCATCTGGACGTGCGCGCCCGCGTCGCGCTGGTGCAGCGGATCTGCGACGCGGTGCAGCATGCGCACCAGGGGTTCGTCGTCCATCGCGACCTCAAGCCGGCCAACATCCTTGTCACCGCTGACGGCTCGCCCAAGCTTCTCGACTTCGGCATCGCCCGGCTGGTGGACGACTCGCGGGAGGGGCGCGACCTCACCTTCTACCAGGCGATGACCCCGTCCTACGCGAGCCCGGAACAGCTGCGCGGCGGGGTCATCACCACCGCGTCCGATGTCTGGTCGCTCGGCGTCATCCTGTTTCGCCTGCTGGCCGGTGTTCCCCGCACGACCTCGACGGCCTCTCGGCGGCCGAGGTCGAACGGCGGGTGACCACGATCCCCGCTCCCCTGCCCTCTCAACGGGCCCCGGCCACGCGTTCGCGTGAGCTCCGGGGCGAGCTGGACACCATCGTGCGCAAGGCGTTGCAGGTGGACGCCGCTCAGCGGTATCGCACGGCCGCCGACTTCGCCGAGGACCTGCGACGATGGCTAGCCCGCGAACCCATCCTCGCACGGCGCCCGACGGCTGCATATCGCACTTGGTCGTTTGTCCGGCGTCACCCGCTGGGGGTTGGCGCCTCGGTGGCGGCGGTCCTCGCCCTCGCCGCGCTCACCGCCACCTCCCTGGTGCAGGCCGGCCGCGCCCGCGACGCCGCCGAACGCGCTGCGGCCGGCCAACGCACCGCCGAACAGGCGACCAACGAATTGGTGGAGCTGCTCAATCTCGCCGACCCCAACATCAGTGGCGGGGAGACGATCACGGCACGGGGTATGCTCGATCGCGGCGCCACGCGCATTCTCACCGGGCAAACCACAGATCCCGACGTGCGCGTCTCCCTGGCGATCGCGCTCGCGGCGGTCTACCGGAACCTGGCCGCCTACGACTCGGCCGGACCGCTCCTCGATACCGCACTCGCCATCCGCACGCGCACCCACGGCCCTGCCTCGTCAGCCTACGCGCAGGTCCTGCACGAGTACTCCACGCTCCAGTATGCCCTCGGGAACTACGATTCGACCGCGGCGCTCGAACGTCGCGTTCTCGATATCCAGCGCGTGGCTGCCCCCGGGGACAACGCCGTCACCGAGGCCGCGCTGGAAGGACTCGGGACCGCCCTCGATGAGACGGGCGAATACGTGGAGGCGGAACAACACCTGCGGGCCGCCCTCGCGATGGCGCGCGTCGTTCATGGCGACAGCGCCATGGAGGTGGCGAACGACCTCCTCTCCCTGGCCGCCGTGCTCCGCGCACAGGCACGGTACGATGACGCGGTCCCCTTGCTGGAGGAGTCCGTCGTGGTGGCCACCCAGGTACGCGGACGTCGCAACCTCGACGTCGCGAACGCGCTGAATCATCTCGCGCGGACGCACTCGCTGGCTGGGCGGCATGAAGCGGCCATTCCGATCGTCAAAGAGGCGATCGACATCCAGGCAACGGTCCATGGGAAGCCGCATCCCGAGACGGCGGCATCCCTCGGCAACCTCGCCGGGATCCTGGCGAACCTCGCGCGGCTCGACGAATCACGCGTCGTTCGGCTGCAATCGCATGAGATGCTGATGGCGTACTTCGGTCGCAGCCACCCGTACATCGGGGCGTCGTTCACGGCGATCGGTGATCTCGCCTTCCGCCAACAGGACTGGCAAGGAGCCCTCGCGGCGTATCGTGAGGCGAGGGTCATCCAGGAAGCCACCCTCCCGCCAAACAATCCGCAGCGCGGCACGGCATTGACCGGAATCGGCCGCTCCTTGCTGGCGTTGGGCCGTGCGAGCGAAGCCGAAGCGCCCTTGCGCGCGGCCTATCGCGTGCGCGCGGCGGGGCTGCCCAAGGGACACTGGCACATTGCCGCGTCGGCGCTCCCGCTCGGGGAGTGCCTTCTCGCGCTCCGACGGCCGGCCCAGGCCGAACCGCTCCTGCGCGAAGCCGCGCAACTGCTCGAGGCGACGTTCACCGTGGCCGATGGGCGTGCGCGGCAGGCGCGGGTGGCCCTGACGAATGCGTTGCGCGCCCTGGGGCGCACGGCATCGGCGGACTCGGTGGCGGCGATCCGGGACTCCACGGACACGCGTTAGGTTCGTCAGGGTCGGGGTCGGTACGTCCCATCAGGGAACGGCGGCTCCCAGGCGGCAGGTCCGCGCACGAGGCGCCAACGCCTGGCAAGCGCCAGCGACCTGACCGCAGGCGTCCGCATGATGCGATTGACCCACGTCTGTCGCTCTGGAAGGAGAACCCACTTCCGGAGCATGCCGTGCGTCGTTCCCTGAAACTTCTCGTTGTGTCCATCGGACTCGTGCAGGGGTGTGGCACAGCACCCGTGGAACCCGGTGCTACGCCTACCCCGCCACCGGCCATTGAGCAGCGTCCCACGACGAGTGCACCAAACGTCCCCGCGGGATTCAAGGTGACCTGTCTCTCCGATCCGAATGCCGCGACGGCGTCGCCAACCTGCCCGGTGGTGGTGTGGGGGACGAAGGTCTACTGGGCCTACACGGCGCTGGATAACAGCACTAACATGCGCATGGTGGCGTACCAGGGAACAAGTGAGGTGGGTACTCTGGACCGATCGGGAGCGCGCTACCTGTACCGCATGTCGGTCAACGCGACGGATTCGACGGTGACCATTGTCGGACAGGCCAGCAACACGATTGTGGTCCGTTGGAGCGACCTCCCTTAGGGACGGTCGCCCGAGCGACATCGCGCGCGGGGCGTCAGTGGCAGTGATCGCAGGTCGTTCGGCGTCGACGTCACGGGGAAGCACGAAGGGTTCGCCACGGCGTCCGACGCAGCAACTTCCCGTCGCCATCGAGCGCCCACACGCGCCAGCGCACGGCGGCACCGGCCCCCGCGATCTTCGCGCCGGGCAGGTCGTAGTTGCGCTGCGCCGCGGGCACGAGGGCACGAAGGACCGAGACGCCCCCGGCGTCCTGGACCTCGACACGATAGAACGAGGCCTGGCGGTCCGCGCTCCACGCAAGGCGAACCTGGGACTCAGTGGACACCACCGCGCCATCGCGAGGACCGAGCGGCGACAGCCGCGCATGCCGCACGCTCCCGGCTGTGCCATCGCCGGCCACGACGTACCTTAACACCGGCATCGGGAAGCCCGCGACCGCCCCCGCGTGCGCGACGCCGCGGCCCGCGCCCACGCTGCCGAGGTTGGAATCCCCCTCCCGATCGTCCGTCGCCTCGACGCGCAACAGCACGAGGTACGACCCGTCGGCGCTCGTCGGCAGGCGCGCCGGGTCGGGCCCGGGCAGCGTCACCGTGCCACCCGGTGGCACAAAGACATTGAACCGCTCCACCTGGACGAATCGACGCTGCTGCAACCGCTCCTCCACGGGAAGCGCAGCCTCAGGCAACAAGTCGAATGCCGTCGGCCCCTCCTCACCCGGCAACACGACCTCCCACCGACCGACCAGGCGCCCGGTCCCGTTGTACATGATGCGCGCCGTGAACGGCGGCAGTACCTGACCGGACGGCACAAACTGCACCTCATGGTGTCCATCAAAACGCACGCGGACATCAGTCAACGCGAACGGTGTGCGCGCGCCACCCGCCGACGGCCGACACGTGACTGCGACAAACTCATCGCGGCCACCGCTCACGTTGGCGAAGCGCCGCACATAGTAGAACGACGGCGTCTCGCCGCGACGCGCGTCCTGCCAGGCCCGCCGCGCCACCGACGTCGGGATCGACATGATGTCCGTGAAGGCGGCGGTCCCGCTGGCGCGCGACAGATCGTACCGCGCCGGCAGCTGCCCGAAGATGGTGCCGGGCTTGCAGCGCACCCCACATCCGGCGCCGCGCTGACCAACTCACCACACCAGAATGCTTCCGCCGGTCGCAGCCCGGCGCGCAACCCGCCAAACGTCAGGAAGACGGTCGTCGGGTTCATCATGTTGACGTTGACCCCAGTCGGATTCACGCGCACCTGCGCGGCCAGGCCCGATGCAGCACCCAGCGCCAGCAGGCCGGCTCGAAAAACCACACGCATCAGAACACCCGCAGGTTGAAGCCGGAATTCACCATCCACTGCCGCTGCTGCTGCACCGCGAGCGGGTCGCTCTCCTGGCGCGCGAAGTCCGGGACCCGCGCCGTGGTGCGACCAAAGCGCAGGAACAGCTGCCCGCGGGCCCCGCCACTGGCGTCCTTGAGCACCGTGAGCGGCTGCGTGATCTCCACGCGCTGGTCGGTATTCAGCGTCACGGGCCCGGTGGGAGGGGTCGTGCGCAGCAGGGAGAACGCCACCATGAGCGACGTCGATTGACCGCGACGCAGGTTGGCGTTGAGCGTGGCTCGTCGCGTCGTGCTCCGTTCCGACCGCTCCAGTGATTCCTGAAAGTCGTCGCCGAGGTCGAGCGACACGTCCGCCGCAGAACCGAACGCCGACCCGATCGAGAGCGCGTCAGAACCCGACGCAAAGTCGGCCGCGGCGCGACCTACCTGGCGGTTGTCCTGATGCGCGCGATTGCTCCGCACCCCTACCCGCCACGTGCCAACCTGCCATTGTGCGCCCAGGTCCCGATTGCGCGAGAGCTGGTCCGGCACCTGATCCGGCGTGAAGATGCCACCTTCCGGCACTCCGTCCCCGGCCTGGTGCGTACGGTTCAGCGACCACGACACGGTGGGGAGCCACGCCGCACGTTGCGTGACGCCCAGGAGCTGGGCGAGCGGCGCGGCAAGGCTGGTCGTGCGCACCCGATCGCGCGTGGTCATGAACCCGGGCAGCTCGGTGAGGTTGTCCCGCGAGCGGCTCACCGTCACCTGGCCGTTCAGCGCGCCCAGCGTCAGGGTGAGGTCTCCACCATCCTGCTGACGGTCCGCCTGCACGGGAGCCACCACGCTCCGGTAGAGCGGATCCACGCGTTCATGCCGCATCGTGACCGCCGCCTGAACCGCGCCAATCCCCGGAAGGGTACGTCCTTGCACCGGCGTCAGGCTGGCCTCGACAAAACGTGCAGTGTTTGTCTCGCGCTCCATCGCGACCAGCAGCGTGTCGGCCCCAAGTTGGGAATCGCGGAGCGGATTGACGAACCGTGAGCGGGACACCCCACTCGTCAGGCGCAGTCGCTGTCCCGGCGTGGCCGCGCTGAACTGCAGCGACCCGCCATCGCTCGCCTCGGCGTCAATCACCGCCCCTTGCGTGAAGCCGCCGCGTGGCAGCATGCTCGCGTCCAGCCAGGTCCCGTCGACGCGCAGTGCCCCCGGACGCGTCGGCAGCAGTTCCCGACCTAACGAGACGGCCAGGACGCGATGATCGCCGTTGGAGACCGGGAGCAGCTGGTCCCACCCCACCGTGGACGCGGCCCCCATCGCCGCCATCCCGAGGGTGGTCCCCCCGCGCGTCCAGGCTATCGTCGCCCCGCGCGCACCAAAGCCGTTCACCAGGTGGCGACTCGCCCCGAAGCTCGTGTGTCCCAGGACCACGGTGGTTCCCGCGGTCCGCAGCGAGACGCGATAGTCTGACAAGTCAAGTCGCGGCGCCGCGTCCTGCCGCAGGCCATACCGCAAGGCTTC comes from Gemmatimonadota bacterium and encodes:
- a CDS encoding HAD hydrolase family protein; the encoded protein is MTRVVLFSDVDGTLLDAAGKYAMGPLALEPYLPALQIVLASSRTVGELVPVQRDLGITGPVVAENGAVVACPAVSGGNLIGEPATYDGEGWIVVRLGVPADSLRRQLIDAALRTKVSMVEQDTVSPGLDRRCSVLFRPAPGAPVTSLAPLVADLRAQGLTVASGGSWQALTGNADKGSGAAALLHHLGGETPPAVAAVGDEDNDVPLLRAVGRGFVIRRPDGTWHPELAALPGVTRLGARGIRGWRTVVRVLGREATTPR
- a CDS encoding glycosyltransferase; this translates as MKPTRPRWTISVLTIPERESYLQTLLASIAALPGAAGLVVDVIYNRDTREAPADVEERVRGLVTGLQLNVYFNPANPTIGAARIQQLNHCKTPLVAFVDDDLSLHGDVLASVEEELRRLPVAGVGLRSYVEDTDQLFKPRASTPSVDAHGMRFMPVQGMLVAGYRRLFLDVGGFNPRREFWGEWTELNLRLWRSGFPTGYAMSGAFLRHWERAPASPTRSMVGREENVLWGLMCTALEYDAIEEGPETTPFWDLVESRYIAYSFGADVRIRDVLRTALRLTPRMSAMYPQIAAFRDTVRQHPFDFKPFHAFTTEEVAAVLAHAAARIGPYRADAWGGSSD
- a CDS encoding thiol-activated cytolysin family protein, which codes for MTRLLRLTALAGLSVLAACGTDSTGPDGGIPKSPDAAKIESIITALPEWVDNMPSQRAPVARPAVFLREALGSDFMDYKCDVSNLNTVKPFNRVLSAGSNLSNLYPGALIEGKTLRGGSPAVITSLARAPMTLRISLPLGNQSIEVKDVNSVTMAQAIADLQRRGATEQGVKDVIPANMVFELTEANTFDQSMTAVGVSAGYSNPLKGIDASGNINSSNTRSVKTNSVVVKFVQEMYTINVAEDLLPKGSDFFAASVREADLQALVASGKFGPDNIPLYIESITYGRALFFSARSTDVIDVNELKAAMNVAGGAFRGGATLTQRQRSLLSTANYQILPFGGPQSAATAAIASLDWSKFFVPAEATTAVPIAFTVKTLKGRQVATIHNNVAYDQRTGCRAPGSYTVNVNLTRVERASGFCLACAFIARVDASFMQVGVFGPTTGPQNFNVTRTRTIAPGQSFNLCSEFAEVAGCMPFGYPGAVNGNLNNMKSIGDGSTVTFTPTVNALGATGKFTYRVTKRANYL
- a CDS encoding sigma-70 family RNA polymerase sigma factor; the protein is MSEGNTVTRVLRAWQVGDEVDLDRLMPMVYEELRALASRQMQGERVGHTLQPTAVVHEAFLRLSGTDIQWNDRVHFFAVVAATMRRVLVDHAKSRRRDKRGGGAAHVSLDEALHVVDGAVSDVIGLDEALTRLAVHEPRKARVVELHYFGGLNYDEIASTLELSAATVDRDLRFAKAWLRTELRPPEDPT
- a CDS encoding serine/threonine protein kinase encodes the protein MGTVYLAERADEAYQAQVAIKFLRGTLATPDLERRFRAERQFLATLDHPGIARLIDGGTAPDGTPYFVMEYVDGEPLDTWCDAHHLDVRARVALVQRICDAVQHAHQGFVVHRDLKPANILVTADGSPKLLDFGIARLVDDSREGRDLTFYQAMTPSYASPEQLRGGVITTASDVWSLGVILFRLLAGVPRTTSTASRRPRSNGG
- a CDS encoding tetratricopeptide repeat protein, with the translated sequence MTTIPAPLPSQRAPATRSRELRGELDTIVRKALQVDAAQRYRTAADFAEDLRRWLAREPILARRPTAAYRTWSFVRRHPLGVGASVAAVLALAALTATSLVQAGRARDAAERAAAGQRTAEQATNELVELLNLADPNISGGETITARGMLDRGATRILTGQTTDPDVRVSLAIALAAVYRNLAAYDSAGPLLDTALAIRTRTHGPASSAYAQVLHEYSTLQYALGNYDSTAALERRVLDIQRVAAPGDNAVTEAALEGLGTALDETGEYVEAEQHLRAALAMARVVHGDSAMEVANDLLSLAAVLRAQARYDDAVPLLEESVVVATQVRGRRNLDVANALNHLARTHSLAGRHEAAIPIVKEAIDIQATVHGKPHPETAASLGNLAGILANLARLDESRVVRLQSHEMLMAYFGRSHPYIGASFTAIGDLAFRQQDWQGALAAYREARVIQEATLPPNNPQRGTALTGIGRSLLALGRASEAEAPLRAAYRVRAAGLPKGHWHIAASALPLGECLLALRRPAQAEPLLREAAQLLEATFTVADGRARQARVALTNALRALGRTASADSVAAIRDSTDTR